Proteins encoded together in one Halothermothrix orenii H 168 window:
- a CDS encoding DNA internalization-related competence protein ComEC/Rec2, with protein MKSRPLFWTALFLIMGITLGYFININIYILIVLLVFFITCGTFCWLKNYEKYSRVVIVITVILTGLFLVEFEEAKYNSKWSIADWNGNGEKVVLGEVVLDLAALEGNKIYLKPLYVNGHRVKYGLIQLDQRYIKEDLVNGDIVRVYLVLQTPYRQTNPGSFSQYKYLFKKGVFSKGYVTGPVSKTYFKKHPVKKIIISLKRQLIKNIDSNLISPYNEVIKALTLGEKSNLPREWDRWFSQAGANHLLAISGLHVGFIVIMLLTIVKIFKLPTGWQNFFITLFLVIYIIMTGFRSSVFRAGILSLVFLWAPYFNREADFFNTLGLAAILNLVINPLSLFMVGFQLTYLVLIFIILWSGILKKYLGNIVAVSGAALLGSSPIISYYFNIITPIGILTNIWAIPLAGLVVSMSMIGLILGLVHPVFSLVIFRLFVYYLLRLLGTGMKFMALLPFDIEVPQPPLFILLAIYSVLIYLPFLLKTRYIPYNIKRQKMKLKWAGVLVTCLIVMMVLMGIFPSQLEIIFFDVGQGDAIIINLPDGHHIMVDGGGWLTKSSTRADKVLLPYLRDRGIKKIDIVFITHFDADHALGVLTILKNREVGLLCIPEVDKNSTLCQKILAVAFKKDIPVHIVKKGDYFKSGSVFLKIFNSGTKGSLYSRNDNSIVLKLSYGKFDLLLTGDAGKKVEYNLMRSGQLLKSEVLKLAHHGSEDSSSSLFLKKVLPEDVIISVGPNKYGHPSPSVLNRVQNIRARVWRTDKQGAIVINTNGREYEIKSFLQQN; from the coding sequence ATGAAATCAAGACCCCTTTTCTGGACGGCTTTATTTTTAATAATGGGAATCACCCTGGGTTATTTTATTAATATTAATATATATATTTTAATTGTTTTATTAGTATTTTTTATAACATGTGGAACTTTCTGCTGGCTTAAAAATTATGAAAAATATAGTCGAGTGGTTATAGTAATAACTGTTATATTAACAGGTTTATTTTTAGTTGAATTTGAAGAAGCTAAATATAACAGTAAATGGTCGATAGCTGACTGGAATGGAAATGGTGAAAAAGTGGTACTCGGTGAAGTAGTATTAGATTTAGCTGCTCTGGAGGGCAATAAAATATATTTGAAACCTCTTTATGTTAATGGCCACCGGGTTAAATATGGATTGATTCAGCTGGACCAGCGGTATATAAAAGAAGATTTGGTAAATGGAGATATAGTAAGAGTATACCTGGTATTACAGACCCCCTACAGGCAAACTAACCCGGGATCCTTTTCCCAGTATAAATACTTATTTAAAAAAGGCGTCTTCAGCAAAGGTTATGTTACTGGTCCTGTAAGTAAAACCTATTTTAAAAAACACCCTGTTAAAAAAATAATTATATCCCTTAAACGACAGTTAATTAAAAATATAGATTCTAATCTGATTTCCCCGTATAATGAGGTTATTAAGGCTTTGACTCTGGGGGAGAAAAGCAATTTGCCCCGGGAGTGGGACCGCTGGTTTAGCCAGGCCGGTGCCAATCACCTTCTGGCTATCTCGGGTTTACATGTTGGATTTATTGTAATTATGCTTTTAACGATTGTAAAGATTTTTAAATTACCGACAGGATGGCAAAATTTTTTTATCACGCTTTTTTTAGTTATATATATAATCATGACCGGTTTCAGGAGTTCTGTATTCAGGGCCGGGATACTATCGTTGGTGTTTTTGTGGGCACCATATTTCAATAGGGAAGCTGATTTTTTCAATACCCTGGGACTGGCAGCTATACTTAATCTGGTTATAAATCCCCTGTCATTATTTATGGTTGGTTTTCAGTTAACTTACCTTGTTTTAATATTTATTATATTATGGAGTGGAATTTTAAAAAAATATTTAGGCAATATTGTTGCAGTTTCCGGGGCTGCTTTACTGGGTTCATCACCCATTATAAGTTATTATTTTAATATTATTACCCCGATAGGTATTTTAACAAATATATGGGCTATTCCGCTGGCCGGCCTTGTTGTCAGTATGAGCATGATAGGCTTAATCCTGGGCCTGGTTCATCCGGTCTTTAGCTTGGTAATTTTTCGTTTGTTTGTATACTATCTCTTAAGGTTACTGGGGACCGGTATGAAATTTATGGCCCTGTTACCTTTTGATATTGAAGTACCTCAACCACCATTGTTTATTTTACTGGCTATATATTCAGTACTGATTTACTTACCATTTTTGTTAAAAACCAGGTATATTCCATATAATATTAAAAGGCAAAAAATGAAGTTGAAATGGGCAGGTGTCCTGGTTACCTGTTTAATAGTTATGATGGTATTAATGGGTATTTTTCCGTCACAGCTTGAAATAATATTTTTTGATGTAGGTCAGGGGGATGCAATAATAATTAACCTGCCAGATGGGCACCACATTATGGTGGATGGAGGAGGGTGGTTAACAAAATCTTCAACCCGGGCAGATAAGGTTTTATTACCTTACTTAAGGGACAGGGGAATAAAAAAGATAGATATAGTATTCATAACCCATTTTGATGCTGACCACGCCCTGGGGGTATTAACCATTCTCAAAAACCGTGAGGTTGGTTTGTTGTGTATTCCTGAGGTAGATAAAAACTCTACCCTTTGTCAAAAGATATTAGCGGTGGCATTTAAAAAAGATATTCCGGTTCATATAGTTAAAAAAGGTGATTATTTTAAATCCGGTTCAGTTTTTTTAAAAATATTTAATTCAGGAACAAAAGGTAGTTTATATAGTAGAAATGATAATTCTATAGTACTTAAATTAAGTTACGGAAAATTTGACCTCCTTTTAACTGGAGATGCCGGGAAAAAGGTTGAATATAATCTTATGAGGTCAGGTCAATTATTAAAAAGTGAAGTATTGAAACTTGCCCATCATGGGAGTGAAGATTCTTCAAGTTCCCTTTTTCTTAAAAAAGTTTTGCCTGAAGATGTTATTATATCAGTAGGTCCAAATAAATATGGTCACCCTTCACCATCTGTATTAAATCGTGTTCAAAATATCAGGGCCAGGGTGTGGAGGACGGACAAGCAGGGAGCAATAGTTATTAATACAAATGGCAGGGAATATGAAATAAAAAGTTTTTTACAGCAAAATTAA
- a CDS encoding helix-hairpin-helix domain-containing protein: MSKLKKEQLLIVLFILLTIIIGTGILIYQNTTDSVIIAKLDDELTSEKQSLADGKDIKVSTEEDAEKENNETLEKEKKKIIVHVAGEVKNPGVYKLPEDARVIDAVNAAGGTTDEADRHAVNLAAPIYDGEKIVIPAKIKSNKGEDPALLNDITGSKPVSVSRSREEVNKNNELLITDKYPEKINLNRSSQEQLQKLPGIGPSKARSIVKYREENGFFTDKAQLLNVSGIGEKTYEKLKDKVSLR; the protein is encoded by the coding sequence ATGTCAAAATTAAAAAAAGAGCAACTTCTTATAGTGTTATTTATATTGTTAACAATTATAATTGGTACAGGAATTTTAATTTACCAAAATACTACTGATTCTGTAATAATAGCTAAATTAGATGATGAATTAACTTCTGAAAAGCAATCACTGGCTGATGGAAAAGATATAAAGGTTTCTACAGAAGAGGATGCAGAAAAAGAAAATAACGAAACTCTTGAGAAAGAAAAGAAAAAAATTATTGTTCATGTGGCCGGGGAAGTTAAAAACCCGGGGGTATATAAATTACCAGAGGATGCAAGGGTAATTGACGCTGTAAACGCAGCTGGTGGGACTACAGATGAGGCTGACCGGCATGCTGTAAATCTTGCTGCCCCTATTTATGATGGTGAAAAAATAGTCATACCGGCCAAAATTAAGTCAAACAAGGGTGAAGACCCTGCTTTATTAAATGACATTACAGGGAGTAAACCAGTCAGCGTATCCCGGAGCAGGGAAGAAGTCAATAAAAATAATGAGTTATTGATTACTGATAAATATCCTGAAAAAATTAATTTAAACCGGTCAAGTCAGGAACAATTACAAAAACTACCAGGAATAGGTCCCAGTAAGGCCAGGAGTATAGTAAAATACCGGGAAGAAAACGGCTTTTTTACAGATAAGGCACAACTACTTAATGTTTCCGGGATTGGGGAGAAGACTTATGAAAAATTAAAAGATAAAGTGAGTTTAAGATGA
- a CDS encoding DMT family transporter — protein sequence MREENIFTGKYSVPFLATLACILWGTAFPFLKISYQELGIGKNDYLLKILFASYRFLMAAVILLIWRVIKTRKSISHDITTLGKKSIIKLLLLGFIQTTLQYFFFYNGLANTTGVKASILNTLGIFLTVVLSHFIFYYDKLNLQKSLGLVLGFSGVVLVNLSRGEFSFSFNFLGEGFIIMAAITSALSNLLVKKISLKIEPTIITAYQMLMGALILFLIAVTGVSPLSLNMSLKALLILIYLSFVSAAGFGLWYSLIKYNKLGYISIYRFVIPVSGVFFSTLLLNEGITGYIFTALVFVSTGIVLINYKRT from the coding sequence ATGAGAGAAGAAAATATATTTACCGGAAAATATTCTGTACCATTTCTGGCCACACTGGCCTGTATATTGTGGGGAACTGCTTTTCCTTTCCTTAAAATAAGCTATCAGGAACTGGGAATTGGAAAAAATGACTATCTTTTAAAAATCCTGTTTGCTTCATATAGATTCTTGATGGCAGCAGTGATTCTTTTGATCTGGAGGGTTATAAAAACCCGGAAGAGTATCAGTCATGACATAACTACCCTGGGGAAAAAAAGTATTATTAAGTTGCTTTTACTGGGATTTATCCAGACTACTCTACAGTATTTCTTTTTTTATAATGGTCTTGCCAATACAACCGGTGTTAAGGCTTCAATTTTGAATACACTGGGGATTTTTTTAACAGTTGTATTATCACATTTTATATTTTATTATGATAAATTAAATTTACAGAAATCCCTGGGGTTAGTATTGGGATTTTCAGGAGTAGTTTTAGTAAACCTTTCTAGAGGGGAGTTTAGTTTTTCTTTTAATTTTTTAGGTGAAGGGTTTATTATTATGGCAGCCATTACTTCTGCTCTATCTAATTTATTGGTTAAAAAGATTTCATTGAAGATAGAACCCACAATAATTACTGCTTATCAAATGCTGATGGGGGCCTTGATTTTATTTTTAATTGCTGTAACAGGGGTCAGTCCTTTAAGTCTTAACATGTCTCTCAAAGCTTTATTAATATTAATTTATTTATCATTTGTATCAGCAGCTGGTTTTGGCCTGTGGTATTCACTAATTAAATATAATAAACTCGGTTATATTTCTATCTATAGATTTGTAATTCCGGTAAGTGGTGTCTTTTTTTCTACCCTGCTATTAAATGAAGGTATAACCGGGTATATTTTTACTGCTCTTGTTTTTGTTTCGACAGGGATAGTTTTAATAAATTATAAACGGACATAA
- a CDS encoding uroporphyrinogen III decarboxylase, which produces MGMTSRERIMAVLRGKEPDRIPWSPLVGRYYVNSLEEQGIKLEDIAPREMAKTPALKRDVNLYEVEVVRHIGADIMYRHVNSYKLHYKNCKLINETRNGVRYEGFETPVGKIYSEHKKSGGTEFISKHLLENKKDIEVLTYVFRNAVVEPDYQDFYEFDEHIGDDGIATLTGPLTPIQLMLQFYVGVANTTYFLMDYKDEMENLFSEIHNLNRDIYRVMAESPAEVIITYEDTSTTVLSPAWYEQYCKKELDEYADIIHDYNKIFITHMCGKLSLLTDTLAEGKMDGIDSVCPPTTGDLEPGDALEETGKIIIGGLEPAALVRMNVEETREYTLEKLKQVGTGRNFILSTGDSTAYGTPLENLKAITRVIKEYGQFPLNL; this is translated from the coding sequence ATGGGGATGACATCACGGGAAAGAATTATGGCTGTTTTAAGGGGTAAGGAACCTGATAGAATTCCATGGTCTCCACTGGTAGGCCGTTATTATGTAAATTCTTTAGAAGAACAGGGGATTAAGCTTGAAGATATTGCTCCCCGGGAAATGGCAAAAACACCGGCTTTGAAAAGAGATGTTAATCTTTATGAAGTTGAAGTGGTAAGGCATATTGGTGCTGATATCATGTACAGACATGTAAATTCTTATAAACTACATTATAAAAATTGTAAGCTCATAAATGAAACCAGAAATGGAGTAAGGTATGAAGGTTTTGAAACCCCGGTTGGCAAAATATATTCAGAGCATAAAAAGAGTGGAGGAACGGAGTTTATCTCTAAACACCTGTTAGAAAATAAAAAAGATATAGAGGTTTTAACATATGTTTTTAGAAATGCAGTTGTAGAACCGGATTACCAGGATTTTTATGAATTTGATGAACATATCGGAGATGATGGTATTGCCACCCTCACTGGCCCCTTGACTCCAATTCAGTTGATGCTTCAGTTTTATGTAGGTGTTGCCAACACAACCTATTTTTTAATGGATTATAAGGATGAGATGGAAAATTTATTTAGTGAAATTCATAATTTGAATAGAGATATTTACAGGGTGATGGCAGAATCTCCTGCTGAAGTAATTATAACCTATGAAGATACCTCAACCACTGTTTTAAGTCCTGCCTGGTATGAACAGTATTGCAAAAAAGAGCTGGATGAGTATGCAGATATTATTCATGATTATAATAAAATATTTATTACCCATATGTGTGGTAAGTTATCACTACTGACAGATACACTGGCTGAAGGAAAGATGGATGGTATCGATTCTGTATGTCCTCCAACCACCGGAGATCTGGAACCCGGTGATGCCCTTGAAGAGACAGGGAAAATAATTATAGGTGGACTTGAACCTGCTGCCCTGGTTAGAATGAATGTTGAAGAGACGAGGGAATATACTCTGGAAAAGTTAAAACAGGTAGGAACCGGCCGTAATTTTATTTTATCAACCGGTGATTCTACTGCTTATGGAACACCCTTAGAAAATTTAAAAGCCATTACCAGGGTAATAAAAGAATATGGACAATTTCCATTAAATTTATAA
- a CDS encoding peroxiredoxin, whose protein sequence is MENINNIPLIGDRFPEMEVKTTHGVKNLPEDYKGKWFILFSHPADFTPVCTTEFVAFQKRFDEFKKMDAELIGLSIDQVFSHIKWVEWINDNLDVEIKFPVIADDTGRVASKLGLIHPNKGTNTVRAVFIVDPEGIVRAILYYPQELGRNMDEILRMVKGLQISDDNNVAVPANWPDNELINDRVIIEPASDEETAKKRLKEHKCFDWWFCHKELK, encoded by the coding sequence ATGGAAAACATTAATAACATACCATTAATAGGTGATAGGTTTCCTGAAATGGAGGTAAAAACTACTCACGGGGTAAAGAATCTTCCAGAGGATTATAAGGGAAAATGGTTTATTCTTTTCAGCCATCCGGCAGATTTCACCCCGGTATGTACAACTGAGTTTGTTGCTTTTCAAAAAAGATTTGATGAATTTAAAAAAATGGATGCGGAATTAATTGGATTAAGTATTGATCAGGTTTTTTCCCACATTAAATGGGTGGAATGGATAAATGATAACCTTGATGTTGAAATTAAATTTCCTGTTATTGCAGATGATACCGGGAGGGTTGCCTCAAAGCTGGGGTTAATTCATCCCAATAAGGGAACCAATACAGTTAGGGCAGTATTTATTGTAGACCCTGAAGGTATAGTCCGGGCAATCCTTTATTATCCACAGGAACTGGGACGTAATATGGATGAAATTTTAAGGATGGTTAAGGGCCTTCAGATTTCTGATGATAACAATGTTGCTGTACCTGCTAACTGGCCAGACAATGAACTTATTAACGACCGGGTTATTATTGAACCTGCCTCAGATGAAGAAACAGCTAAAAAGCGGCTTAAAGAACACAAATGCTTTGACTGGTGGTTCTGCCATAAAGAGTTAAAATAA
- the udk gene encoding uridine kinase — translation MSSLIIGIAGGTASGKTTLTEILKNSFKDKVTVLRHDYYYYDKSYFNVPEGQINFDHPESFETGLLIEHLNKLKNGEVIYRPVYSYKTNERLEEKKPVKPSPIIIVEGILIFHYQELRELFDLKIFVDTDADIRLIRRIDRDIKERGRSFDSIKNQYLNTVKPMHQKYVEPTRYLADIIIPHGGMNEIANDLIIRKIKTHLYPD, via the coding sequence ATGAGCTCATTAATTATCGGAATTGCGGGAGGCACAGCTTCTGGAAAGACAACCCTGACTGAAATATTGAAAAACTCATTTAAGGATAAGGTAACTGTTTTAAGGCATGATTATTATTATTATGATAAAAGTTATTTTAATGTCCCTGAAGGTCAGATAAATTTTGATCACCCTGAATCCTTTGAAACGGGGTTACTTATTGAACACCTTAATAAATTAAAAAATGGAGAGGTTATATACCGGCCGGTATATTCATATAAAACAAATGAGAGGTTGGAAGAAAAAAAACCGGTCAAACCATCACCAATTATAATAGTTGAAGGGATACTGATTTTTCATTACCAGGAACTTAGAGAACTTTTTGATTTGAAAATTTTTGTTGATACTGATGCTGATATCAGACTCATAAGGAGGATTGACAGGGATATTAAGGAACGGGGGCGTTCCTTTGATTCTATAAAAAATCAGTATTTAAATACAGTTAAACCCATGCATCAAAAATATGTAGAGCCTACCAGGTATTTAGCAGATATAATTATTCCCCATGGAGGAATGAATGAGATTGCTAATGATTTGATAATCAGAAAGATAAAAACTCATCTATATCCTGATTAA
- a CDS encoding DUF4340 domain-containing protein has protein sequence MKFKSTLVLAIIFVFLLGYVYFFELNKPVPEGEKAKQILKLSAEDIKSIELTTPQEKIVLLNGEEKWLMTEPYKWRVDKDKFDNLLDRLKELKSDRIVAKGTDIDWKQYGLDKPSHKLLVNLKNGQKELLYIGYETPVSGGVYVRKIGENKVFRVEKYKVNDLKQTSDELRDKRVLALDMDKIKSVVIKRDGEVIKITKENGNWFIKKPFYYPATSVDYYLDSLELLKARDFVDRSDSLDEYGFAAPRFTIELLAGNHEKPTIIEFAVVKEKETARAYARVKGKKVIYHLNMNEVSWLDKELDNFVEDKVFEFEEEEVACFEVKGQGYNLKVFPDDEKADDIFQRIKYMYAGELKGLYNDVKTGHNVIDLTLKIKNSELTQAVSIYRKEKEKDNTGKHEKDKDAHEDKYQYFVTKKVLKKGKNLYDPLVFQFSKYTYQSLMDELKKYKKEIE, from the coding sequence ATGAAATTCAAATCAACCCTGGTGCTTGCTATTATTTTTGTCTTCTTGCTGGGTTATGTATACTTCTTTGAATTAAATAAACCTGTCCCTGAAGGAGAAAAAGCAAAACAGATATTAAAGCTTTCTGCGGAAGATATTAAATCTATAGAATTGACAACACCACAGGAAAAAATAGTCTTATTAAATGGTGAAGAGAAATGGTTGATGACAGAACCGTATAAATGGCGAGTTGATAAAGATAAGTTTGATAATCTCCTAGATAGGCTAAAAGAACTCAAATCTGACCGGATAGTAGCTAAGGGGACTGATATTGACTGGAAACAATATGGTCTTGATAAACCATCGCACAAACTTCTGGTTAATTTGAAGAATGGGCAAAAAGAATTGTTGTATATAGGTTATGAAACACCGGTCAGTGGTGGAGTATATGTAAGAAAAATCGGAGAAAATAAGGTATTCAGGGTAGAAAAATATAAAGTAAATGATTTAAAGCAGACTTCTGATGAGCTACGGGATAAAAGGGTTCTGGCTCTTGATATGGATAAAATAAAGAGTGTTGTTATAAAACGGGATGGAGAAGTAATTAAAATAACTAAAGAAAATGGCAACTGGTTTATTAAAAAACCCTTTTATTACCCTGCCACGTCAGTTGATTATTACCTGGATAGTCTTGAATTATTAAAGGCCAGAGATTTTGTTGACAGGTCTGATAGTTTAGATGAATATGGTTTTGCTGCTCCCCGGTTTACTATAGAACTTTTAGCCGGTAATCACGAAAAACCAACTATAATTGAGTTTGCTGTAGTTAAAGAAAAAGAAACTGCCAGGGCCTATGCCAGAGTTAAAGGAAAGAAGGTAATATACCATCTTAATATGAATGAAGTTAGCTGGCTTGATAAGGAATTAGATAATTTTGTAGAAGATAAAGTTTTTGAATTTGAAGAAGAAGAGGTTGCCTGCTTTGAGGTAAAAGGTCAGGGGTATAACCTGAAGGTTTTTCCAGATGATGAGAAAGCAGATGACATTTTTCAGCGTATAAAATATATGTATGCTGGAGAGTTAAAGGGTTTGTATAATGATGTAAAGACCGGTCATAATGTTATAGATTTAACTTTAAAGATTAAGAATAGTGAACTTACCCAGGCTGTCAGTATTTACAGAAAGGAAAAGGAAAAAGATAATACTGGAAAACATGAGAAAGATAAGGATGCCCATGAAGATAAATATCAATATTTTGTTACGAAAAAGGTGCTTAAGAAGGGTAAAAATCTATATGACCCGCTGGTTTTTCAGTTTTCAAAGTATACTTATCAAAGCCTTATGGATGAGTTAAAGAAATATAAAAAGGAAATAGAATAA
- a CDS encoding GldG family protein, giving the protein MGFFDKLKKFFRTRQFKYGGNTLVMVVMIIGIMAVVNYLVYQHNVRWDLTENKRFSLSEKTIKVLKNLDQEVKVTGFFKPGSNVRVLVRRLLDRYQDYTDNLEVEFVDPDRNPSITKEYNVTAYDTIVFETEKRKKKITRYNLFTYGPGYQDQKFKGEEEFTRALIDVTKNTTASVYFITGHGESTLNEDLYQFKDALTGEGYQVDSINLVKDGIPDDANILVIAGPRKDYAIKEIELINKFINRGGDLMVFLNPSPNDNFRNLINLIEEWGITPQDDLVIDRKQSYFFDPLTPIADYEYHNITSKLISDDLLVILPYTRSFKEISNYKGDYQIESILKTSKNAWGETRYEAERIARDEKDLKGRFDLVYTVMRPLSNKGNNNDKIIDKRNSETYEESELEDIQKLIDDQMRAVVLGTSAIINNKVLPQQGNRDFMLNCVNWLVGQEEQISIRAKGFGIKYLSLTPDAGRLIFYSTVFLIPLLVFAVGIVIYLRRRHL; this is encoded by the coding sequence ATGGGATTTTTTGATAAATTAAAGAAATTTTTTAGGACAAGACAATTCAAATATGGTGGCAATACTCTGGTTATGGTGGTTATGATAATAGGAATAATGGCTGTAGTTAACTACCTGGTATACCAGCACAATGTTCGATGGGATTTAACAGAAAATAAAAGGTTTAGCCTGTCGGAAAAAACCATAAAAGTATTAAAAAATTTAGATCAGGAGGTTAAGGTAACTGGTTTTTTTAAGCCGGGAAGTAATGTCAGGGTACTGGTTAGAAGATTATTAGATAGATATCAGGATTATACTGATAATTTAGAAGTAGAGTTTGTTGACCCTGACCGGAATCCTTCAATAACAAAAGAATATAATGTGACTGCCTATGATACTATAGTTTTTGAGACTGAAAAAAGGAAAAAAAAGATTACCAGATATAACCTGTTTACCTATGGTCCGGGATACCAGGATCAGAAATTTAAAGGTGAAGAGGAGTTTACCAGGGCTTTAATAGATGTTACCAAAAATACTACAGCCAGTGTGTATTTTATAACCGGCCACGGGGAAAGTACTCTAAATGAAGATCTCTATCAGTTTAAAGATGCCCTGACCGGTGAAGGTTATCAGGTAGACAGTATAAATCTTGTTAAAGATGGTATACCTGATGATGCAAATATACTGGTTATTGCCGGACCCAGAAAAGATTATGCTATAAAAGAAATAGAATTAATCAATAAATTTATTAATCGCGGGGGAGACCTGATGGTTTTTTTAAACCCTTCACCAAATGACAATTTCAGGAATTTGATTAACTTAATTGAAGAATGGGGAATTACTCCCCAGGATGACCTGGTTATAGACCGGAAACAGTCATATTTTTTTGACCCCTTAACTCCCATTGCTGATTATGAATACCATAATATAACCAGCAAATTAATTTCAGATGATCTTTTAGTTATCTTACCCTATACCAGAAGCTTTAAGGAGATATCTAATTATAAAGGGGATTATCAGATAGAATCTATTTTAAAAACAAGTAAAAATGCCTGGGGAGAAACCCGTTATGAAGCTGAAAGGATAGCCCGGGATGAAAAGGATTTAAAGGGTCGATTCGATCTTGTATATACAGTTATGAGACCTTTAAGTAATAAAGGTAATAATAATGACAAAATAATCGATAAAAGGAATAGTGAAACCTATGAAGAATCTGAACTTGAAGATATTCAAAAGCTTATTGATGACCAGATGAGGGCAGTAGTCCTGGGGACATCAGCTATTATTAACAACAAAGTATTACCACAACAGGGCAACCGGGACTTCATGTTAAATTGCGTTAACTGGCTTGTCGGACAGGAAGAGCAGATCAGTATCAGGGCTAAAGGTTTTGGTATTAAGTATCTGAGTCTAACTCCTGATGCGGGCAGGTTAATATTCTATAGTACTGTGTTCCTGATTCCATTGTTGGTATTTGCAGTGGGTATAGTAATTTATCTAAGGAGGAGGCACCTGTAG
- a CDS encoding ABC transporter permease, protein MKSLIIFKREVGHYFLSPMAYIVIGFFLLLSGYFFSTFILSSRIVTMQVTLGNMSLLFIFVVPILTMHLIADERKLGTEELLLTSPVTTTSVVIGKYLASLFLIFFMLFISLIYPVILFVYGEPEVGPIISGYVGVFLMGAAAAAIGLFASSLTENQIISAVVSFSILLLFWIIDWAADAISFRGREILEWFSILSHLEDFRQGIIGLDHLFYYFTLTIFFIFLTIQNIERRRWN, encoded by the coding sequence ATGAAGTCTCTGATTATATTTAAAAGAGAAGTAGGACATTATTTTCTATCACCTATGGCCTATATTGTTATAGGATTTTTTCTGCTACTTTCAGGTTACTTTTTTTCAACCTTTATTTTAAGTTCAAGAATTGTAACTATGCAGGTTACCCTGGGGAATATGAGTCTTCTCTTTATATTTGTTGTTCCTATCTTAACCATGCATCTTATAGCTGATGAAAGAAAGCTGGGTACAGAGGAACTTTTGCTTACCTCTCCAGTAACTACCACTTCAGTTGTTATTGGGAAATATCTTGCTTCCCTTTTTTTAATATTCTTTATGCTTTTCATCTCACTAATTTATCCGGTTATTTTGTTTGTCTACGGAGAACCTGAAGTTGGCCCCATTATTTCCGGGTATGTTGGAGTATTTTTAATGGGAGCAGCGGCAGCAGCTATAGGTTTATTTGCCTCTTCCCTGACAGAGAACCAGATTATTTCTGCTGTGGTTAGTTTTTCAATATTATTACTGTTCTGGATCATTGACTGGGCTGCTGATGCTATATCATTCAGAGGCCGGGAAATACTGGAATGGTTTTCAATACTTTCCCATCTTGAAGATTTCAGGCAGGGGATTATTGGCCTTGACCACCTGTTTTATTACTTTACCCTGACTATCTTTTTTATATTTCTTACAATCCAGAATATTGAAAGGCGCCGCTGGAACTAG